The following are encoded in a window of Strix aluco isolate bStrAlu1 chromosome 15, bStrAlu1.hap1, whole genome shotgun sequence genomic DNA:
- the LFNG gene encoding beta-1,3-N-acetylglucosaminyltransferase lunatic fringe — protein sequence MLKSCGRKLLLSLVGSMFTCLLVLMVEPPGRPGLARGEAGGAQRALQSLGAAAAVAPPAAQGPPGLRSFADYFGRLSRARRELPAAPPSPPRPPAEDISPRDVFIAVKTTKKFHKARLELLLDTWISRNRDMTFIFTDGEDEELKKQARNVINTNCSAAHSRQALSCKMAVEYDKFIESGRKWFCHVDDDNYVNVRTLVKLLSSYPHTQDIYIGKPSLDRPIQATERISENKMHPVHFWFATGGAGFCISRGLALKMSPWASGGHFMSTAEKIRLPDDCTIGYIIESVLGVKLIRSNLFHSHLENLHQVPKTEIHKQVTLSYGMFENKRNSIHMKGAFSVEEDPSRFRSVHCLLYPDTPWCPANVVY from the exons ATGCTGAAGAGCTGCGGGAGGAAACTGCTCCTGTCCCTCGTGGGGTCCATGTTCACCTGCCTCCTGGTGCTCATGGTGGAGCCGCCGGGGAGGCCGGGGCTGGCCCGGGGGGAGGCCGGCGGGGCGCAGCGGGCGCTGCAGAGcctgggggcggcggcggccgtggCCCCCCCGGCGGCGCAGGGACCCCCCGGGCTCCGCAGCTTCGCCGACTACTTCGGGCGGCTGAGCCGGGCCCGGCGGgagctgcccgccgcccccccgagccccccgcggccgccggccgAGGACATCTCCCCCCGCGATGTCTTCATCGCCGTCAAGACCACCAAGAAGTTTCACAAGGCgcgcctggagctgctgctcgaCACCTGGATCTCCCGCAACCGCGACATG ACCTTCATCTTCACAGACGGGGAGGATGAAGAGCTGAAGAAGCAAGCAC GAAATGTCATCAACACCAACTGCTCGGCCGCCCACAGCCGCCAGGCCCTGTCCTGCAAGATGGCCGTGGAGTACGACAAGTTCATCGAGTCCGGCAGAAA GTGGTTCTGCCATGTGGATGATGACAACTACGTGAACGTGCGGACACTGGTGAAGCTGCTCTCCAGCTACCCCCACACACAGGACATCTATATCGGGAAGCCCAGCCTGGACCGGCCCATCCAGGCTACGGAGAGGATCAGCGAGAACAAGATG CACCCTGTTCATTTCTGGTTTGCCACGGGTGGAGCGGGGTTTTGTATCAGCCGGGGGCTGGCACTGAAGATGAGCCCATGGGCCAG CGGGGGCCACTTCATGAGCACTGCGGAGAAGATCCGCCTGCCCGATGACTGCACCATTGGCTACATCATCGAGTCTGTGCTGGGGGTGAAGCTCATCCGGAGCAACCTCTTCCACTCGCACCTGGAGAACCTCCACCAGGTGCCCAAGACAGAGATCCACAAACAG GTGACGCTAAGCTACGGCATGTTTGAAAACAAGCGCAACTCCATCCACATGAAGGGAGCCTTCTCCGTCGAGGAGGACCCATCCAG GTTTCGCTCCGTGCACTGCCTGCTGTACCCCGACACGCCATGGTGCCCCGCCAACGTGGTTTACTAG